ATAAATATATGCTTGATATCAAAAAATGAAGAGTTGGTTAATAAAACCGCCTTTGAGAAATATGAAGAAATTAAAGAGTCTGTTAAGCATATGGTTGAAGGAAGAAGCCTGCTTTTATACAGACCAGTACCGCATTCGATTTACAAGGTAAACAATGAGTATAGAATAAACCTGTTTATGAAAGCTTCCAATAATGCGCTTCACGAGCTGAGGAAGATACTTCGCAGAGTTTACATGGAAAAGGATATTGAAAATATCAGAGTAAGTATAAATGTAAATACAGATACAATTTAGATAGTAGGAGGATTTATGGCATTAAGAAATTTAAGATATGAAGGCGATGAAATATTAAGAAAGAAAAGCAAGGAGATAGGTGCAGTTGATGACAGAATAAAGACACTTCTTGATGACATGCTGGAAACAATGTATGAAAATGACGGAGTGGGACTTGCAGCGCCTCAGGTTGGAATTTTGAAGCGAGCTGTTGTAATAGATGTAGATGACGGCAATGTATACAAAATGATTAATCCAAAGATAATAAAGAAATCTGGAGAGCAGCTGGGGCAGGAAGGTTGTCTCAGTGTGCCTGAAAAGAAGGGCAATGTGAACAGACCTATGAATGTAACAGTTGAATATACAGATGATAGCGGAAAACCGGTCACATTGAAAGCAGAGGGTATTCTGGCAAGGGCAATATGCCATGAGGTCGATCACTTGGATGGAATATTGTTTATAGACAGAGTAAAAAAATAAATAGGTGGTAAGATGAAAATAATTTTTATGGGAACTCCGGAATTTGCAGTTCCGACGCTAAAACTGCTTTATGAAAAGCATGAGGTAGCTTTGGTTGTAACTCAGCCTGATAAACCATATGGCAGAGGGAAAAAACTAAAAAAATCCGAAGTTAAGGAAGAAGCTGAAAAGTTAGGCTTAGCTGTTTTTCAGCCCAATAAAATCAAAGATAAAGAAAATATTGAAATACTTAAATCACATAATCCGGATGCAATTGTAGTTGTTGCGTACGGACAGATACTAAGCAGGGAGATATTGGAGCTTCCTAAGTACGGATGCATCAACGTTCATGCTTCTCTGCTGCCGAAACTAAGAGGTGCTGCTCCCCTAAATTGGGCTATAATCAACGGAGAAACAAAGACAGGTGTAACCACCATGAAAATGGATATTGGGCTTGATACAGGAGATATGCTGTTAAAAGCGGAAACTCACGTAGATGAAGATATGAATGTGGGTGTTCTTCATGATATTTTAATGCATAAGGGAGCAGATCTTTTAATTGAAACAATAGATAAGCTGGAAAAAAATGATATAATTCCTGAAAAGCAGGACGATTCACTTTCTGATTACGCGCCTATGTTTAACAACGAAAACCGCAGGATAAACTGGAATTCAGGCGCAAAGAATATTCACGATCTTGTAAGAGGACTGTCCCCATGGCCTGCCGCATATTTTACGATGGAAGAAAAGAAGGTAAAGGTATATGAAACAAAATATACCCAAGAAAAATCAAATCATGAACCGGGATATGTAATAAAGTCTGAAAGTGAAGGCATATATGTAGCTACTGCCGACGGGGTTGTAATATTGAAAGAAATACAGATGCCCGGAAAGAAGAAAATGAAAACCGACGCATACTTGAGAGGAAACAAATTTCCAGAGCATGTTGTTCTGAATTGAATATTGTAATGCAAACAGAGAGTAGATGTATTCATTTATTCTCTGTTTTTATAATGAGTCTTATGCTGGGTATTCTTGACAAATTGATGGGATATTGCATAAAAATATGATACAATATAGCAAAGAAATTTGTTTTGAGGGAGCAAATATGAAAATTGCGATTATCGGATACAGCGGATCTGGCAAATCAACTTTAGCAGGATTTTTGGGAAAAGTTTACAGAAGTCCTGTGCTGTACATGGACACTATTCAATTTGAGGCGGGATGGAAAGAACGAGATGAAGAAGCTGCCGTTAAATTGGTTAAGGATTTTTTGGATAGCAATAATAGCTGGATTGTTGACGGAAATTATACGAAGTTATTAAGAGAGCGGAGAATGGAAGAGGCAGATATGATTGTTTACATGAACTTCTCAAGAATCACATGCTTGCTTCAGGCATTTATCAGATACATGAGATACAAGGGAAAAGTAAGAGAAAGCATGGCGGAAGGATGTGACGAAAAGCTCGACTTTGAGTTTTTGAAATGGATTTTGCGTGATGGTAGGTCAAAAGCAAAGAAAAAGCAATATGCCGATACTATTAACAAATACAGACAAAAGGTTGTTATATTAAAAAACAGAAGAGAGACAGAAATTTTTTGTAATAGATTTAAAAAATTACCCGCAGCTTAGCATGCATATATGGCAAATATTATTGGGTATAATAGTTTAATATATGATGGCGAGATATATCTATAATAAAGAAAGCAGGGGATTATATTGACTTCTAAAATAAAAAGAAGAGGATTTGATCCTGAGGATGTTAAGAGCTTTTCGGAAGAAAATGTTGAAAAGCTTAGAACTGCTCAGGAAGAAGTTCAGTGGCTTTTGGAAAGAGGTTATAAAATAAAGCCGGTTATAGGGTTGATAGGAAATCACTATCTCCTTACAGCAAGGGCGAGAACAGCTCTTCAAAGAACTACTTCAACAAGAGCTCAGTATGAAATGAGAAAGTCCTCAATGCTTCCTTGGCGTCAAGCAAGGGATGGCTGCTTATTTATTGACGGGTTTAACCTAATTATAACATTAGAGGTTGCACTGTCTGGAAGCGTTGTACTTCTCGGCAGAGACGGAGTGCTCAGAGATTTGGCAGGATTGAGAGGAACATACAAGGTAATCGACAAGACGGAGAAGGCTTTAGAGCTCATAGGCCGGGAGTTAAATGAACTTGAGGTGCCTGAGGTTAAATTTTATCTGGATTCGCCTGTGTCAAATTCAGGGAGGCTTAAAAGCAGGATTGCGGAGTGTTCTGAATCGTGGAATATGCCTGTTGATATAGAGCTTATACCAAATGTTGACGCAGTTTTATCAAAAATGGGAAGAATAGTGACTGGGGATTCAATTTTATTGGATGAGTGTAAAAGTTGGTTTAACTTATCAAAAAAAATTGTGGACGATTACATAAGAGATGCGTGGATTGTCAACCTGGAATAATAATATGCACAATACGAAGGGAGAAGCATGGACAAGAAAATTGAATTGGGGAAATATAAGAAGCCTTCTAATGAGGAAATAAGGCAAAAACTGACAGATGACCAGTATAATGTAACGCAAAAAAACTACACTGAGCCTCCATTTGACAACGAATATTGGAACAATATGGACAAGGGGATTTATGTAGATGTTGTGACGGGAATACCTCTTTTTATATCCGCAGACAAATTTGAGTCAGGGTGCGGCTGGCCCAGCTTTACAAAGCCAATAGACAAGGAACTGATCGTCTATAAAAGAGACAGGAGTTTTGGAATGGAGAGGACTGAGGTTAGAAGTAGGAACAGTGACTCGCACCTGGGTCATGTATTTAATGACGGACCTATTGAAGACGGAGGATTAAGATATTGTGTTAACAGTGCCGCGCTGAAATTTATACTATTGTCCCAAATGGAAAAGGAGGGCTATGGGGAATTTATTAAATTAATTAAGTGAAATATTGATAATTATGACGTAACATAAAGCATTGAAAATATATAATATAAGCTTATGAAGTACATATTAATTTTTTTAAAGGGGTGAAGTTTTTGAGCGATAAACGAGATAAATACTCAGTACAGTTGAAATAGTCTGCCGGCAGATTGTATTGAGGTTAATTAAGCTATAAAACATGTTGGCAGTTGCAGCTGTACTGAGTTAGTTTGATTTTAAAGATTGATTACACCGTCAAATTAATTAAAAGGAGCACAGTATGCATTGTTATAATAAATATATAAAAACGATTGAAAGACTTGAATTTACAATTACAAACACCTGCACTGGAAAATGCAGACATTGTTCGCAGGGAGATTTGCCTGGGAACAAAAAAATTGATGAAGATAAAGCAGTAGAAGCATTGAAGGATATTGCGTCTTGTTATAATGTTAAGTCAATAATGACATTTGGAGGAGAGGCGTTATTGTATCCTGAAATTGTATGCGCTATTCATAAAAAAGCTAGTGAATATAATATACCTAACCGACAGCTCATTACAAACGGATGTTTTTCAAAAAATGAAGAACGTATTGTTGAAGTTGCAAAAAAATTAAATGATTCCGGTGTC
Above is a window of Sedimentibacter sp. MB35-C1 DNA encoding:
- the def gene encoding peptide deformylase codes for the protein MALRNLRYEGDEILRKKSKEIGAVDDRIKTLLDDMLETMYENDGVGLAAPQVGILKRAVVIDVDDGNVYKMINPKIIKKSGEQLGQEGCLSVPEKKGNVNRPMNVTVEYTDDSGKPVTLKAEGILARAICHEVDHLDGILFIDRVKK
- the fmt gene encoding methionyl-tRNA formyltransferase produces the protein MKIIFMGTPEFAVPTLKLLYEKHEVALVVTQPDKPYGRGKKLKKSEVKEEAEKLGLAVFQPNKIKDKENIEILKSHNPDAIVVVAYGQILSREILELPKYGCINVHASLLPKLRGAAPLNWAIINGETKTGVTTMKMDIGLDTGDMLLKAETHVDEDMNVGVLHDILMHKGADLLIETIDKLEKNDIIPEKQDDSLSDYAPMFNNENRRINWNSGAKNIHDLVRGLSPWPAAYFTMEEKKVKVYETKYTQEKSNHEPGYVIKSESEGIYVATADGVVILKEIQMPGKKKMKTDAYLRGNKFPEHVVLN
- a CDS encoding DNA topology modulation protein, with product MKIAIIGYSGSGKSTLAGFLGKVYRSPVLYMDTIQFEAGWKERDEEAAVKLVKDFLDSNNSWIVDGNYTKLLRERRMEEADMIVYMNFSRITCLLQAFIRYMRYKGKVRESMAEGCDEKLDFEFLKWILRDGRSKAKKKQYADTINKYRQKVVILKNRRETEIFCNRFKKLPAA
- a CDS encoding DUF434 domain-containing protein, with translation MTSKIKRRGFDPEDVKSFSEENVEKLRTAQEEVQWLLERGYKIKPVIGLIGNHYLLTARARTALQRTTSTRAQYEMRKSSMLPWRQARDGCLFIDGFNLIITLEVALSGSVVLLGRDGVLRDLAGLRGTYKVIDKTEKALELIGRELNELEVPEVKFYLDSPVSNSGRLKSRIAECSESWNMPVDIELIPNVDAVLSKMGRIVTGDSILLDECKSWFNLSKKIVDDYIRDAWIVNLE